The Chlamydia sp. genomic sequence TTTCTACAGCTTTTCTTGCCACAGCAATGTGACATTCATCAGAATATCTCCCTAGCTCCGCCATATGCCCTAAGATGAAAATAATTCTTCCTCCATCAGAAGGCATAGGAACGGCATCTAAAGCAGCAAACATGGCATCTGGACTAGCATTATATGCATCATTAATTACTCGTATGCCATTACGCTCTTTTTGTTCAAAACGCATGGAAGGCAAGAATAAAGACGGACTTACCTGCTCTAAACGATCCATAGGAACATTAGTAATCCAAGCTAGAGCTACGGCAATAATAAAATTCATATACGCAGGAGAATAAGGGAACACCACTGGTAATTCAATATCTCCATCGGGAGCACTAATTAACACACCTTCAGAGTGAATCGCTCGATAATAAAAATCTGCTGTTTCATTCTTCATAGAAAAAGAAAACTGTTCAGCAGCAGGATTTCTCTTAGCGAAAAAACTAAACCAAGAAGAATCTTTTGGCATTAATTGTACTCCACATCTTTCTAAGAGTAGGCTTTTCTCTTCAACGATCCCTTTGGCTCCTGTATCGAGAAAATTCATTGCATGTTGTACATCAATATGTGTAATCACACCAATTGTAGGCTCGATGACTTCCAAAAGACTCTTCATATTGTTAGGTTCAGAAACCCCCATTTCTAACAGAAGAAAATCTTCATCCCCATCTGCCATTAATATACTTAAAGGAAGCGTGAGCTGCGAATTGTAACTTTTCGGACTTGCAAAGACCTTATAGGAAGAAGAGAGGAGTTGGCTTGTAAAACTTTTTGTTGTTGTTTTCCCTAAAGAGCCAGTGATTCCAATCACTTCCCCCTGAAATAACGCTCCCTGAATTCTGCCCGCTTCTCTTAGAGACTCTCTAGGATCCGCTACACGTAATAATTGTAGTCCATGATCTGGCCCATGGTAATCATTCGCCACCACAGCAGCAACAGCCCCAGATTGTGCTGCCTGTTTCAAAAACATATGCCCATTTGTTCGCCCTCCAGGGAGAGCAAAAAACACATCCCCAGGTAGTACAAGCCTACTGTCAATAGCGACTCCGGTCACCTTCTTTCCTGAGTGAGGAACTTTGATATCTAACAACAAAGAAGCCCATTCTTCTAATAAAATAGGGCGCATAACAGATCTCCTGGCTCCAAGTAGAAAATAAAAAACTCAACTCCCTCACATGAAACGAAATCTTGGAGTCTGTTCTGCCAAAACTCATTTCCTGAAAAAGTTTCCTTCTTCCTTTAGTACCTCTAAAAATTATTCTATATTCATTATCAATTCAACATCTAAAAAGAAACGCTCCTTTCACATAGAAAAAACTTTAAGTCAAAATCAACATCGCATAAAAAAGATTCAGTAAAATACACTCGGTTATTGACTTTTCTCTATAGCATCGCGTACACTCAGATATTCTTTTGGTGGCATCGCCAAGCGGTAAGGCCGAGGCCTGCAAAGCCTCTATCCCCGGTTCGATTCCGGGTGCCACCTTCTTAAATCTCGTTGTGATCTAACAGATGAATTGATAGTGTTCTGGGTATAGAGAATCCTTCTCAAAGGTACCCTTGCTATGCTTCATAAAAATCATAGGATGCACTACAATACGATTCATCAATTATTCACAGGCATTGATAAAACTTATCAGATAGTACGGGGATTTTATGGTCCTGCGTGTTTCTCTTCTGCGAAAGATTTTTTCAAAGGAAGGGGGCACCATATCCTTTCACGGATAGAACTTCCTGATCCTTTCGAGCATATTGGTGTGTGCTTTGCGCGCTCCTTAGCCAAACAAATCTACGATCGTCATGCAGACGGAGTGATCTCCTCCATTATCCTTCTAAGAGCCTTCTTAAAAGCTGCTCTTCCCTTCATAGACCAAGGACTTTCTCCCCAACTCATTACTTCTGCTCTTATAGCAAGAGAAGAGGCCGTTTGCTCCCACCTTCAATCGCATTCTTTTCCTTTAAAAGATGCTTCAAAAGTACCAGGATTAATTCGTTCCCATCTTCCCGATCCTCTTATTGAGAATATTTTCGCGGAAGCTTTTGCTCATACCGGACAGAAAGGAACAATCGCTCTGTCCCTAAACAGCGCCCCCTCTCTTCATTTAGTCCAGGGGTTGCAAATTCAAAAGGGCTATCAGGTTCCTTCTTTTTTCCCTCAAGACTCTTTTCATGAAAACCCCATTGTGGCTCCTAAAATTTTCGTCATAGACCAGAAGATCCATTCCCTATTCCCTTTTCTTCCTCTACTCAAACAACTCTCCGAAAGACAAACGCCTCTTATTATCTTTTGCAAAGACGTCGCTCCCGAACCATTAGCCACCTGCATGGCAAACCGTATCGCAGGACTTTTAGATGTCCTTATTGTAACTATTTCTGATCCTCTACTTCTTGAAGATATTGCGCTCCTTACAGGTACCACAGTCTTTTCTACCCCTCCTTTTTCCAATAAACCGCCTATAAATCTCCCCTTACTAGGATCTTGTACTTGGGCAGAACTATCCAGAGATCAAACCCTATTAGTTTGCGACAATCTTATTCCTGAAGTCGTGAAATTAAAAATTCGCCAACTTGATCATGCTATACAAAATTCTGGAGATGAACACTCTCGAAATATTCTTGAGAAACGAAAATATCGCTTAGAACATACCCTTGCAGTTATTCCTACTAGAC encodes the following:
- the murF gene encoding UDP-N-acetylmuramoyl-tripeptide--D-alanyl-D-alanine ligase — protein: MRPILLEEWASLLLDIKVPHSGKKVTGVAIDSRLVLPGDVFFALPGGRTNGHMFLKQAAQSGAVAAVVANDYHGPDHGLQLLRVADPRESLREAGRIQGALFQGEVIGITGSLGKTTTKSFTSQLLSSSYKVFASPKSYNSQLTLPLSILMADGDEDFLLLEMGVSEPNNMKSLLEVIEPTIGVITHIDVQHAMNFLDTGAKGIVEEKSLLLERCGVQLMPKDSSWFSFFAKRNPAAEQFSFSMKNETADFYYRAIHSEGVLISAPDGDIELPVVFPYSPAYMNFIIAVALAWITNVPMDRLEQVSPSLFLPSMRFEQKERNGIRVINDAYNASPDAMFAALDAVPMPSDGGRIIFILGHMAELGRYSDECHIAVARKAVEKAHVVFFVGEKWLPVKEVVQDTDCLTGFYSSASEIIDVVKPLVHQGDVILLKGSRSLELETLLPCFSIS
- the groEL3 gene encoding variant chaperonin GroEL3; this translates as MLHKNHRMHYNTIHQLFTGIDKTYQIVRGFYGPACFSSAKDFFKGRGHHILSRIELPDPFEHIGVCFARSLAKQIYDRHADGVISSIILLRAFLKAALPFIDQGLSPQLITSALIAREEAVCSHLQSHSFPLKDASKVPGLIRSHLPDPLIENIFAEAFAHTGQKGTIALSLNSAPSLHLVQGLQIQKGYQVPSFFPQDSFHENPIVAPKIFVIDQKIHSLFPFLPLLKQLSERQTPLIIFCKDVAPEPLATCMANRIAGLLDVLIVTISDPLLLEDIALLTGTTVFSTPPFSNKPPINLPLLGSCTWAELSRDQTLLVCDNLIPEVVKLKIRQLDHAIQNSGDEHSRNILEKRKYRLEHTLAVIPTRQDNAPLYQLVLNTLNTAKESGFVLGGGAALLYATQNLPMLPAYSQEEHAATHILQTACRSLLEQLVNSVHMDGKLVADKLCALGTPSLGFNVLSQQIEDMISAGIIVPLQTVMDTFSYSLHAAIDLLQVSYTTPLFPMTKEKNT